In Candidatus Binataceae bacterium, the following proteins share a genomic window:
- the hisH gene encoding imidazole glycerol phosphate synthase subunit HisH, which produces MIAIVDYRAGNLTSVARALEHLGHRCAITDRAEQIRAAEHVILPGVGAAGATMENLRALGLDSVLRDDVARAGKPFLGICIGIQVLLERSKEDDTECLGVIAGTVERYPASVDGRALKVPQIGWNRVRQTQPHPVFAGVPDNTHFYFVNSYYPMPAEPSVTIATSDYGVTFTAAIARDNVIATQFHLEKSGAAGLKLLDNFCRLDRDQFSRSEK; this is translated from the coding sequence ATGATCGCGATCGTTGACTATCGGGCGGGCAATCTCACGAGCGTGGCGCGCGCGCTCGAGCATCTGGGTCATCGATGCGCGATAACCGATCGTGCGGAGCAAATCCGCGCGGCCGAACACGTGATCCTGCCCGGCGTCGGCGCGGCGGGCGCCACGATGGAGAATCTGCGCGCGCTCGGCCTCGACTCGGTTTTGCGCGATGACGTCGCACGCGCCGGCAAGCCCTTTCTCGGTATCTGTATCGGGATCCAGGTGCTGCTCGAGCGCAGCAAAGAAGACGATACCGAATGCCTCGGCGTGATTGCGGGGACGGTCGAGCGCTATCCGGCGTCGGTCGATGGACGGGCATTGAAGGTCCCGCAGATCGGCTGGAACCGCGTCCGGCAGACGCAGCCGCATCCGGTCTTTGCGGGGGTGCCGGATAATACTCACTTCTACTTCGTCAATTCCTATTACCCAATGCCGGCTGAGCCTTCGGTTACGATCGCGACCAGTGATTACGGTGTGACCTTCACCGCCGCGATCGCGCGCGACAACGTCATCGCGACGCAGTTCCATCTGGAGAAGAGCGGCGCCGCCGGGCTCAAGCTGCTCGATAACTTCTGCCGGCTCGATCGCGATCAGTTCTCACGCTCCGAGAAATAG